One Acidimicrobiales bacterium genomic window, GGCGAAGCCGCCGCCGGTCGCCGAGGACCAGGCGGCGCAGATCATGCGGTGCATGAAGCCGATGGAACAGCTCCCGGCGCTCGCCACCCTCGCCAAGTCGTTCGCCCTGTGCACGCGCTGGCACTGCTCGGTGCCCGGCGCCACCTGGCCGAACCGCAACTTCGCCCACGCCGGCACGTCCGACGGCACCGTCGACATCGAGGTCGGCTTCTACACCAATCCCACGATCTTCAATCGCCTGCACGAGGTGGGGAAGTCGTGGCGCATCTACCGCGATCCCGACTCGCTGGCCCAGGTGATGGCGTTCGAGTGGCTGTCCGACGACGCCCAGATCGGCAACTGGCGCAGCCTCGACGACTTCGTCGACGACGTCCGCCACGATCGACTTCCGGCCTACTCGTTCCTGGAGCCGTGCCACGACGGCCGTCTGTCGAACAGCCAGCACCCGGGCAACAACGACGACAACAGCCGGCCCAGGGGGGAAGGATTGTGGGACTTCCAACGGGGCGAGAACCTGCTCATCGAGATCTACGAGGCACTGCGCTCCCGGCCGGACGTGTTCGACAGGACGGTCCTGCTCATCACCTACGACGAGCACGGCGGGCTCTACGACCACGTGCCGCCGCCTACCGACGCGGTCGCACCCGAGCCCTTCGGGCGACCGGCCCGCTCGTGGATGCCGCGCCTGATCGGATGGTTCGTCGAGCAGCCCGATTCGGGTTTCCGGTTCAACGTGCTCGGGCCGCGGGTGCCCACCGTGGTCGTGTCGCCGCGCGTGGACCAGCGCTGGGACGACACGTGCTACGACCATTCGTCGATCCCACGCACGATCCGCAAGCTCTTCGCGCCCACCACCGCGGCACTGTCCGCCCGCGAGGATGCGGCGGCCACCTTCGACGGCCTCGCCGACCGCACCAGCCCGCGCACCGACCTACCGGACCTCCGGGCCTTCCACCGGCCCGAGGCCGTCGCCCGGGCGATGGCGGCCCCACCCCCGCCGCCGCGCAGAGACGAGTTCACCGCCCAGCTCGCCCAGCTGCGCACGAACCTGGCCGACAAGTTGGCGGCGTCGACGTTGCCGGACGTCGAACCCTCCGGTCAGCTGCGCGCCGGCCGCCCGCCCGCAGTCGTCCCCCGGGGCGCACCTCCGGTCGACGCTCCCCCGGCCGGCGAGATCGAGGGGGACGACGTGGCCCGCCAGTTCACCGCCCGCGCCCGAGCCGCCGCCCAGCGGTAGAGGAATCGGTGCGCACCCCGGCCCTCATCCCCCGGACGTGGGCGTGGTGGGCCGGATCGGAGCCTCGCTCGGCTCGGCAGGGGGGGTGAAGTCGCCGTCGTCCACCTCGGTGGAGACCGTGGTCACCACCAGCTCGGCCCCCGACACGGTGACCTTGACCGGGACGTCGTCGGCGCGCAGGCACAGCATGTTGCCGG contains:
- a CDS encoding alkaline phosphatase family protein — protein: MAEIEHVVVLMFENRSFDHLLGLLYDDPDFPGVRAGDPAFSNPVDPTDAARGRATVSDDGSPDLAFDPSHSHASVIEQLGLRPFGAPTMQGFVASYARKIAGHESGLPVIHFDRIFVVVGGVAVAVAGVLALPWAGPLVAGGAGLLVAGYGAVTFAYMRRKALPVDAWTGPFVAPAAVVAGVGGLSALLGRSVGFGVRALVNLAVVGGGGALAVLRKRKKVAKPPPVAEDQAAQIMRCMKPMEQLPALATLAKSFALCTRWHCSVPGATWPNRNFAHAGTSDGTVDIEVGFYTNPTIFNRLHEVGKSWRIYRDPDSLAQVMAFEWLSDDAQIGNWRSLDDFVDDVRHDRLPAYSFLEPCHDGRLSNSQHPGNNDDNSRPRGEGLWDFQRGENLLIEIYEALRSRPDVFDRTVLLITYDEHGGLYDHVPPPTDAVAPEPFGRPARSWMPRLIGWFVEQPDSGFRFNVLGPRVPTVVVSPRVDQRWDDTCYDHSSIPRTIRKLFAPTTAALSAREDAAATFDGLADRTSPRTDLPDLRAFHRPEAVARAMAAPPPPPRRDEFTAQLAQLRTNLADKLAASTLPDVEPSGQLRAGRPPAVVPRGAPPVDAPPAGEIEGDDVARQFTARARAAAQR